A segment of the Nostoc sp. TCL26-01 genome:
ATCATCTAGCAAAGGGCTAACTTGCGCCTTGGCATCTAAACCAGTGGCATCAATAATAAAGTCAGCTGCCAAGTTCATTTGCCCAAAACCTTTTTCCTGAATTTCGGTAATCGTGCGATTTTGTGCGTCTCGTTCTACCCCTTTCACCTCACCAAAAGTAATTTGATACCAACCTTCTCTCAACCCTTCTTCCGTAATGCGTTGCCAGTCTCGACGGTCGGCGGTAGTTGTTCCACCCCAATCTGCTAACATACTTTTGCGTTCTTCTGGGCTGGCTTTTTCTAGCATGGCGCGTAGTTCACCACTCCAACAGCCTTTTGGCCAGTTAAAAGGTTGAAACTCGTAATGATTTTTAACTACACGCTGGGCTTTTTGAAATTTATTGCCTTGGGGTTTAGGCGATCGCATTAAATGCAAAACTGTAATGTTAGGATTTTTTCGCCGCGCCTCATAAATCCGTTGTACGACACGGGAAGCGACAATTCCCCTACCGCGAATCATCACCGTCCCACCTTGGCGTTCTAATTGTTCATATACATGATTATGTGCTTCATAGGCATTTACCACAGATTTAAAATCTTGATATTTTTCTCTGAAAGCTTGCAAATCTGGGAGAAATTGAATTGCTGGATACCCAGTAGCCAAGTGTAAATAACGAGTCACAACAAAAGCGTGTTTTCCCTGACCTTGAGAATAGGCTACACAATATCTACCATCATCCGTTTTGCGAATTGCCCTGACTCGTCCATAACGATAAATTTGACTCCAGCCAATGCGCTTGGCTTCCCGGTCAATGGAGTCAAAAACATTACCAGAACGGGGAGTATAAGTTTCAGCAAAAGCTGGTTCGGCAAACACTTGCCATAAATACTTGCAAGCCGTGTTTAAATTACCTTTGGTGAGATCCCGCCAAGCTTCTCGCCAAGCATAACTAGGCCAACCCCACACACTATCAGGACAAGAATCAGAATTTGATCGCAATCTCTCATGTAAAGGTATTTGCGAATTCATGCAAAGCCGTCGATAACGGGCATAAGGTTCTGGTTCTAAGCCCAAAGCGATAATCTTATCGGCACGCACACCACTAACTCGCACCAAATCAACCCAAACGAAACTACCTAGTCCAGCCCCCACAGCTAAATAGTCACATTCATCTACAGGTAAGCCGGTAGCGTGCAATGCTTGTACAGGAACCTGTTCTACTTGAAATACTGGTGGGGGAAAATTGC
Coding sequences within it:
- a CDS encoding FHA domain-containing protein, which translates into the protein MTNLQIQLSWEDPTTGERREPKLNIPVAFGREFARLPVELEGQRVSRMLLNSNEVSRYHAAIVWEQNQLVVIDQGSINGVFVNGQRQTRSVLTNGDALQIGPYIMMVTLATNATVQVTNPPSLIQFNPKTNLPDPSIPPAPPVTPLGSNFPPPVFQVEQVPVQALHATGLPVDECDYLAVGAGLGSFVWVDLVRVSGVRADKIIALGLEPEPYARYRRLCMNSQIPLHERLRSNSDSCPDSVWGWPSYAWREAWRDLTKGNLNTACKYLWQVFAEPAFAETYTPRSGNVFDSIDREAKRIGWSQIYRYGRVRAIRKTDDGRYCVAYSQGQGKHAFVVTRYLHLATGYPAIQFLPDLQAFREKYQDFKSVVNAYEAHNHVYEQLERQGGTVMIRGRGIVASRVVQRIYEARRKNPNITVLHLMRSPKPQGNKFQKAQRVVKNHYEFQPFNWPKGCWSGELRAMLEKASPEERKSMLADWGGTTTADRRDWQRITEEGLREGWYQITFGEVKGVERDAQNRTITEIQEKGFGQMNLAADFIIDATGLDAKAQVSPLLDDFVKHYNLPLNYLGRLAVANNFEIPEMRNGKSQMYAAGAITLGGPYAAVDSFLGLQYAALVAVDGLAAARAPGIKRLNVFSSFGQWLKWVFNQSPC